The genomic segment CCTCGTCTTCCACGAGGAGCAGGGGTCTTATCTGGCGGGCGTCGCGGCCGCCAAGGCGAGCAAGGCCAAGCACGTCGGGTTCGTGGGTGGCGTGGACATTCCGCTCATCCACAAATTCGAGGCCGGATTCGTGCAGGGCGTGAAATCCGTCGACCCGAAGATCAAGATCGAGAAGCGGTACCTGACCGAGAAGCCCGAGGAGGGCGGATTCTCCAGCCCCGACAAGGGGCAGAACGCGGCGAGCGGACAGATCGAGTCCGGCGCCGACGTGATCTACCACGCGGCGGGGCTGTCCGGGCAGGGCGTCATCCAGGAGGCCGGCTCGCAGAAGAAGTGGGCCATCGGCGTCGACTCGGACCAGTACAAGCAGAAGGCCCTCGCCAAGTACAAGGACTACATCCTCGGCTCCGCGTTCAAGGACGTCGGCGGCGCGGTGTACGACCTGACGGAGTCCGTCGTCGAGGGCAAGCCGATGAGGGGCGAGCAGCGGTACGACCTGAAGTCGGGCCGCGTCGGGTTCTCCGACTCGAACCCGAAGTACACGGCGATGAAGGACGTCGTCACAGCCGTGGAGAAGGCCGAGAAGGACATCGTCAGCGGCAAGGTCAAGGTCAAGATCGTTCCGTAGTGCGTTCCGTAGTGCGTTCGGCAGTGCGTTCCGTAGAGCGTCCGTAACACATCCGTAGCGCACGGTCCGGGACGTTTTACGTAGTACTGCGTGTGGCGACTGGGCGCCCCCCATCAAGGGGGCGCCCACCCGTCGTTCGGCCCCCCGACACCCGGTGGCCACAGCTCGATAACGGACCGGACAGAAGGGTTCTTATGTCAGGTCTACGCGCGTTACGCTGCGGCGAAATCAGCGCCGGGTGAGGCGCTCGAACGTGCTTGTGCTTGCTTGTACTAAGGAGTTCGTCTCTATGCGCCGGGTGTCTCGAATTGCTGTCGCGGGCGCCGCGACCGCCGCTCTTGCCGTAACCGTCTCCGCCTGTGGTGGCACGTCCAGCGACGCCGCCGCGAGCAAGGACGACAAGAACAAGGGCGTCGCCATCGCCTACGACGTCGGCGGCGCCGGCGACCAGTCCTTCAACGACGCCGCGACCGTCGGCATGAAGAAGGCCGCCGCGGAGTTCAAGACCGGCGAGAAGGCCGTCGAGCCGGTCGACGGCGAGTCGGACGCCGACAAGGCGCAGCGCCTGACGCAGCTGGCCAAGCAGGGCTACAACCCGGTGATCGGCGTCGGCTACGCGTACGCGCCCGCCATCAAGGAGGTCTCGGAGAAGTTCCCGAAGACCACCTTCGGCATCGTCGACGACGAGACGGTCAAG from the Streptomyces venezuelae genome contains:
- a CDS encoding BMP family protein; this encodes MRATRITTAVAVLALAAAGCGKTSDEASQEDQGKENGSSGSSYKGKGIGLAYDIGGQGDQSFNDAAYAGYKKARDEFKIGGVDMEPGDGESSADKIQRLEQLAKQGYDPVIGVGFVYAPAVEAAAKKFPKTTFGIIDDNTVKADNVADLVFHEEQGSYLAGVAAAKASKAKHVGFVGGVDIPLIHKFEAGFVQGVKSVDPKIKIEKRYLTEKPEEGGFSSPDKGQNAASGQIESGADVIYHAAGLSGQGVIQEAGSQKKWAIGVDSDQYKQKALAKYKDYILGSAFKDVGGAVYDLTESVVEGKPMRGEQRYDLKSGRVGFSDSNPKYTAMKDVVTAVEKAEKDIVSGKVKVKIVP